A genomic segment from Pseudomonas sp. S09G 359 encodes:
- a CDS encoding DMT family transporter — translation MNTPSPVKLTLVIASVILCWAYSPIGVHMGLHSYSPGQLALLRFLIASVFMAAVALVLGIGRPRLRDVPWLLVLAFFGVFLHHTCLNYGQQWVTAAASSVLAQSAPLFSVLIAFFCLKERVSLWRWGCVLLGLLGVLVVVWGDHGVGDIDPRGLLILLAAGSWSVYFAIQKHYAHRYSPLTMACYMVWAGTLMLCVNLPGLPAAVAQAPLPENLAVLVLGIFPSALAYLAWGYVLKHVEVSRASVAMYLIPPVAMALAATLLGEHIALQVVLGAVIVLASVAAISLEGRWRSIAQAEGAQAVAVKVLGDEGVAEIQVGR, via the coding sequence ATGAATACCCCTTCGCCCGTAAAGCTTACGCTAGTGATCGCCAGCGTCATCCTCTGTTGGGCTTATTCGCCGATTGGCGTGCATATGGGGCTGCACAGCTATAGCCCTGGCCAGTTGGCATTGCTGCGGTTTCTGATTGCTTCGGTGTTTATGGCGGCGGTGGCGCTGGTGCTGGGTATCGGCCGGCCACGCCTGCGGGACGTGCCGTGGCTGCTGGTGCTGGCGTTCTTTGGGGTGTTCCTGCACCACACTTGCCTTAATTATGGGCAGCAATGGGTGACGGCGGCCGCGTCCAGCGTGTTGGCGCAGTCGGCGCCGCTGTTCAGTGTGTTGATTGCGTTTTTCTGCTTGAAGGAGCGCGTCAGCCTTTGGCGCTGGGGCTGTGTGTTGCTGGGCTTGCTGGGCGTGCTGGTGGTGGTCTGGGGCGATCACGGCGTCGGCGATATCGACCCGCGTGGCTTGTTGATCCTGCTGGCGGCGGGCTCATGGAGCGTGTATTTCGCCATCCAGAAACACTACGCCCACCGTTACAGCCCGCTGACCATGGCGTGCTACATGGTGTGGGCCGGCACCCTGATGCTTTGCGTCAATCTGCCGGGCCTGCCCGCCGCCGTAGCGCAGGCGCCGTTGCCGGAGAACCTGGCGGTGCTGGTGCTGGGGATTTTCCCGAGTGCCCTGGCGTACCTGGCCTGGGGTTATGTGCTCAAGCATGTCGAGGTCAGCCGCGCGTCGGTGGCGATGTACCTGATTCCGCCGGTGGCCATGGCGCTGGCCGCGACGCTGCTGGGCGAGCACATCGCCCTGCAGGTGGTGCTGGGCGCGGTGATCGTGTTGGCCAGCGTGGCGGCCATCAGCCTGGAAGGGCGCTGGCGGTCAATCGCTCAGGCTGAAGGCGCGCAAGCGGTGGCCGTCAAGGTCCTGGGCGACGAAGGTGTAGCCGAAATCCAGGTGGGCCGGTGA
- a CDS encoding LysR family transcriptional regulator codes for MELAQLKMVRAVAQTGSVAQAALQLHCVPSNITTRIKQLESELGTPLFIRAGRGLAISAAGEIFLDYCERILALVEESKRAVDVNAIPRGTLRIGAVESSASGRLPPLLAEYHRRYPEVSLELVTGAWGPLLDDLQHHRLDVALVASGNKRAKLEHSVVYSERLVLIASASSPPIHSAGDLAGRTLLVWPPGCPYRAALENWVKPHDFKPAIASYASWGTIIGCVSAGIGVALAPEGILARYEQANQLASYRFEELKAVDNLLFWHKDTQRHLARDAFAGLLRETFG; via the coding sequence ATGGAACTGGCCCAACTGAAGATGGTACGAGCCGTGGCGCAAACCGGCAGCGTGGCCCAGGCTGCCCTGCAACTGCACTGCGTGCCGTCCAACATCACCACGCGCATCAAGCAGCTGGAAAGCGAGTTGGGCACGCCGTTGTTTATCCGCGCCGGGCGTGGCCTGGCGATCAGCGCCGCCGGTGAGATCTTCCTCGATTACTGTGAGCGCATCCTGGCCCTGGTGGAGGAATCCAAACGTGCCGTGGATGTGAATGCCATCCCCCGTGGCACCTTGCGGATCGGCGCAGTCGAGTCGAGTGCCAGCGGCCGCTTGCCACCGCTGCTGGCGGAATATCACCGGCGCTACCCCGAAGTCAGCCTGGAACTGGTGACCGGCGCCTGGGGCCCGTTGCTCGATGACCTGCAACACCATCGCCTGGATGTGGCGTTGGTCGCCTCCGGCAACAAACGCGCGAAGCTGGAACACAGCGTGGTCTACAGCGAGCGCCTGGTGCTGATCGCCAGCGCCTCCAGCCCGCCGATCCACAGCGCCGGGGACCTGGCGGGCCGCACGCTGCTGGTATGGCCGCCCGGCTGCCCGTATCGCGCCGCATTGGAAAACTGGGTCAAGCCCCATGATTTCAAGCCAGCCATCGCCAGCTATGCCAGTTGGGGCACGATCATCGGTTGCGTGAGTGCGGGGATTGGCGTGGCGTTGGCGCCGGAAGGCATCCTGGCGCGCTATGAACAGGCCAATCAACTGGCGTCCTATCGCTTTGAAGAATTGAAGGCCGTGGACAACCTGCTGTTCTGGCACAAGGACACCCAGCGGCACCTGGCGCGGGATGCGTTTGCCGGGCTGCTGCGGGAGACTTTCGGCTAA
- a CDS encoding DUF2167 domain-containing protein has translation MNYFRLLLAAALLSLPVAPAFAATAPASAPAEASAPAETAEHFLASLKQKTGTVTLPSGIATLKLNDEFYYLDPADTERLLTDGWGNPPGFKTLGMIVPKAVSPLSERGWGVIVSYKNDGHISDEDAAKIDYADLLKQMQEEDEAENKERQKQGYAGLHLLGWAEPPRYDDTSHKMYWARELKADDADQNTLNYSIRVLGREGVLELNAVAAMADLATIQQEMPKVLAFTNFTDGNLYTDFNPKTDKLATYGLAALVAGGIAAKAGLFAKIGIFLLAAKKFLVIGVVALLAGVRKLFNRNKA, from the coding sequence ATGAATTACTTCCGCCTATTGCTGGCGGCGGCCTTGCTGAGCCTGCCTGTCGCACCCGCCTTTGCCGCCACCGCACCTGCATCTGCACCTGCCGAAGCCAGCGCCCCCGCTGAAACGGCCGAACATTTTCTCGCCTCGCTCAAGCAAAAGACCGGCACGGTCACCCTGCCCAGCGGCATTGCCACCCTCAAGCTAAACGACGAGTTCTACTACCTCGACCCGGCCGACACCGAGCGCCTGCTGACCGATGGCTGGGGCAACCCGCCGGGCTTCAAGACCTTGGGCATGATCGTGCCAAAAGCTGTCAGCCCCTTGTCAGAACGTGGCTGGGGCGTGATCGTCAGTTACAAGAACGACGGGCATATCTCCGACGAGGATGCGGCGAAAATCGACTACGCCGACCTGCTCAAGCAAATGCAGGAAGAAGACGAAGCAGAGAACAAGGAACGCCAGAAACAAGGCTACGCCGGCCTGCACCTGTTGGGCTGGGCCGAGCCGCCGCGCTACGACGACACCAGCCACAAGATGTACTGGGCCCGTGAGTTGAAAGCCGATGACGCCGACCAGAACACCCTCAACTACAGCATTCGCGTGCTGGGCCGCGAGGGCGTGCTGGAACTAAACGCCGTCGCCGCGATGGCCGACCTGGCCACCATCCAGCAGGAAATGCCCAAGGTGCTGGCCTTCACCAACTTCACCGACGGCAACCTGTACACCGACTTCAACCCGAAAACCGACAAGCTCGCGACTTACGGCCTCGCGGCTCTGGTGGCCGGCGGGATTGCCGCCAAGGCCGGGCTGTTCGCCAAGATCGGCATCTTCCTGCTGGCCGCGAAGAAGTTCTTGGTGATCGGTGTGGTGGCGTTGCTCGCCGGGGTCCGCAAGCTGTTCAACCGTAACAAGGCCTGA